A window of the Butyricimonas virosa genome harbors these coding sequences:
- a CDS encoding DUF6051 family protein, protein MEISTRTKQLKAIFSYDKKVILEDQPLEIRPYHFIQNMGVNEIEQFQQLLPTNEFCSIPDNNIQENKSFSYTIFTPKGSRKTNQAILLLHGLNERNWDKYLTWAEYLSLATGKAVILFPIAFHMNRTPGNWYNPRALMPWVARRKQEVEHLNNSTFVNVALSYRLSDTPLRFYISGKESMFNLWQLFREIKTGQHLLFEKDSSINIFAYSIGAFLSQILMLANPEHLLDDSKLFLFCGGSIFSQMDGSTRDIMDQEAYRRVKNYFLNDFLTKNDEHQTLPVLYEEDFMEKAFKAMIRPEVMKNYRESFFERIQDRLRIVTLKKDTVMPTQGVIEALGPKCVDTILEELDFPYEYSHQNPFPTNTGATPEMLYQSFTGIFNKVANFL, encoded by the coding sequence ATGGAAATCTCAACTAGAACAAAACAGTTAAAGGCTATTTTTTCTTATGACAAGAAAGTTATCCTAGAAGATCAACCACTGGAAATTCGTCCTTATCATTTTATCCAGAACATGGGAGTAAATGAAATAGAACAATTTCAGCAATTGCTCCCGACAAATGAATTTTGTTCTATCCCGGACAATAACATTCAGGAGAACAAAAGTTTTTCGTATACCATATTCACGCCTAAAGGATCACGAAAGACGAACCAGGCAATCCTGTTATTACACGGGCTGAACGAACGTAACTGGGACAAATATCTCACCTGGGCAGAATATTTATCCTTAGCCACGGGTAAAGCGGTTATTTTGTTTCCGATAGCTTTCCACATGAACCGTACTCCCGGTAACTGGTATAATCCAAGAGCCCTTATGCCTTGGGTAGCTCGTCGTAAGCAAGAAGTGGAACATCTGAATAATTCCACGTTTGTCAACGTGGCATTAAGTTATCGTCTATCAGACACCCCTTTGCGTTTTTACATATCCGGAAAAGAGTCCATGTTCAATTTATGGCAGTTATTCCGGGAAATAAAAACCGGACAACACCTCCTGTTTGAAAAAGATTCATCCATAAACATTTTCGCCTATTCCATCGGAGCGTTCCTATCACAGATTCTGATGCTTGCCAACCCGGAACATCTATTGGATGATAGTAAACTATTCCTCTTCTGTGGAGGCTCCATATTCAGCCAAATGGACGGAAGTACCCGGGATATCATGGATCAAGAGGCGTATAGAAGAGTTAAGAATTATTTTCTGAATGATTTCCTGACAAAAAATGATGAACATCAAACGCTCCCCGTTTTGTATGAAGAGGATTTCATGGAAAAAGCGTTTAAAGCGATGATACGTCCCGAGGTAATGAAGAATTACCGGGAATCATTTTTCGAACGAATTCAAGACCGTCTACGGATTGTCACGCTTAAAAAGGATACGGTAATGCCAACACAAGGAGTTATTGAGGCACTAGGCCCCAAATGTGTTGATACTATATTGGAAGAATTAGATTTTCCGTACGAGTATTCTCATCAAAATCCATTTCCCACCAACACGGGAGCCACACCTGAAATGCTTTATCAATCTTTTACCGGAATATTTAATAAGGTAGCGAATTTCCTGTAA
- a CDS encoding LytR/AlgR family response regulator transcription factor — MNVLTRKIPAYYYEKSNLIRLVLFTAFFDLIFINIYKPFSSLTWYPVSEFKFFIFSSLVILTGVLAVAISRVIMYFYTRKHTLNYIEYGIWIVLEIFFLSTFYTVYSCFLRPERDVMETFWEASENTSLILLLPYAILMLYFSWRDKEQKLQMLEEMKGDTGGASVIAFRDEKGELRLSIKHSNLLYIESADNYVQIWYLNKGVVTKFMLRNTLKAMEETFEGTNVLRCHRSYMVNFEHVKVIRREKDGVYLEFGVEKVPDIPISKTYSEKVTHWFMCYSSSNE; from the coding sequence ATGAACGTGTTGACCCGAAAAATACCAGCTTACTATTACGAGAAATCAAATTTGATACGCCTGGTATTATTCACTGCTTTTTTTGATCTGATTTTTATCAATATCTACAAACCTTTCAGTTCTCTGACGTGGTATCCGGTATCGGAATTTAAGTTTTTCATTTTTTCGAGTCTGGTCATTCTTACCGGAGTACTTGCCGTGGCGATCAGTCGTGTGATTATGTATTTTTACACGAGGAAACATACACTTAATTATATAGAGTATGGTATCTGGATCGTGTTGGAAATTTTCTTTCTGTCTACTTTTTACACGGTTTATTCTTGTTTTTTACGGCCGGAGAGGGATGTGATGGAAACTTTTTGGGAGGCCTCAGAAAACACGTCATTAATCCTTTTATTGCCTTATGCGATTTTAATGCTTTATTTTTCTTGGCGGGATAAGGAGCAGAAGTTACAGATGCTTGAAGAGATGAAGGGAGATACTGGGGGGGCGAGTGTTATTGCTTTTCGGGATGAGAAAGGTGAATTACGTTTATCAATTAAACATTCGAACTTGCTTTATATCGAGTCTGCGGATAATTACGTGCAGATTTGGTATTTGAATAAAGGCGTGGTGACAAAATTCATGTTACGTAATACTTTGAAGGCAATGGAAGAGACATTTGAAGGGACGAATGTCTTGAGGTGCCATCGTTCCTATATGGTTAATTTTGAGCATGTTAAAGTAATCCGTCGGGAGAAAGATGGAGTCTATTTGGAATTTGGAGTTGAGAAAGTTCCCGATATTCCGATTTCAAAGACTTACAGTGAAAAAGTGACGCACTGGTTCATGTGTTATTCCTCCTCGAATGAGTAA
- a CDS encoding helix-turn-helix domain-containing protein produces MSKYQYRPPCRELSGYVQYYWMLDLEDVCPSCEPHRLTPQGFMEIVFYYRDSYKLILSDGEESHPRATLYGQRTEFIDILPTGRVGLMSVVFTPVGVRDILHLPLNELINRYVSLEEVLGREGKDMEEQMMNLASFDERVDGLETFLLGRLQRRNEFENNRMRMVMTRLLQCRGMFNVEQLAGYACLSKKQFERVFSTYVGLMPKQYLRVIRFLYAVEFRNRMPEVDLATLAFHTGYYDAAHLANEIKALTGHTSSTLFQLMCFSEDADSIEWFLGV; encoded by the coding sequence ATGAGTAAATACCAATACAGACCGCCTTGTCGGGAATTATCCGGATATGTCCAGTATTATTGGATGTTGGATCTTGAGGATGTGTGTCCATCGTGCGAGCCGCATCGTCTTACTCCGCAGGGATTCATGGAAATCGTTTTTTATTATCGGGATTCGTACAAACTTATTCTGTCCGATGGAGAAGAATCTCATCCTCGGGCGACACTTTATGGGCAGCGAACCGAATTTATAGATATTTTACCCACGGGTAGGGTGGGGCTGATGTCGGTCGTGTTTACCCCTGTGGGGGTACGGGACATTTTGCATTTACCGCTGAATGAGCTGATAAACCGATACGTTTCTCTGGAAGAGGTGTTGGGAAGAGAAGGGAAAGATATGGAAGAACAAATGATGAATCTTGCCAGTTTTGACGAACGGGTGGATGGTTTGGAGACATTTTTGTTAGGTCGTTTGCAGCGAAGGAATGAATTTGAGAATAATCGGATGCGGATGGTCATGACTCGTTTATTACAGTGTCGGGGAATGTTTAACGTGGAACAACTGGCCGGTTATGCTTGTTTGAGTAAAAAGCAATTTGAACGGGTGTTTTCGACTTACGTGGGATTAATGCCGAAACAATACTTACGGGTGATACGTTTTCTGTATGCCGTGGAATTTCGAAATCGAATGCCGGAGGTTGATTTGGCAACATTGGCTTTCCATACTGGATATTACGATGCGGCTCATCTGGCGAATGAAATCAAAGCTTTAACCGGTCATACTTCGTCAACTCTTTTTCAATTAATGTGTTTTTCCGAGGATGCCGATAGTATTGAATGGTTTCTAGGTGTATAG
- a CDS encoding VOC family protein translates to MKTFVAFFEIPAINMERAVQFYGTVFGEKLEIVEYGEEKMAFISSGDQQPIGCIFSLKGYLPTSNSITISFYTENMDESLAMVRKAGGKIVTEPCETCEGSKDYFAYFLDTEGNRIGLFTRNIHPGE, encoded by the coding sequence ATGAAAACATTCGTAGCTTTTTTTGAGATTCCTGCTATCAACATGGAGAGGGCAGTTCAGTTTTACGGGACGGTTTTCGGAGAGAAACTGGAGATTGTCGAATACGGGGAAGAGAAAATGGCTTTTATTTCTTCCGGTGATCAGCAACCGATCGGCTGTATTTTTAGTTTAAAAGGATACCTGCCAACCTCTAACAGTATTACGATTTCATTTTATACGGAAAATATGGATGAATCTTTAGCCATGGTGAGGAAGGCCGGGGGAAAGATTGTCACGGAACCTTGTGAAACTTGTGAGGGATCAAAAGATTATTTTGCTTACTTTTTAGATACCGAGGGAAACCGGATCGGTTTATTTACACGAAACATTCATCCGGGAGAATAG
- a CDS encoding vancomycin high temperature exclusion protein, with product MRRVFFYGIMLPVFVCCLGILFCNYRISKYSEGKVFGDTTFIPYNKVGLLLGTSPRVKGGKTNPYFKNRIDAAEELFESGKIKYILISGDNRRHNYNEPQAMKDSLVNRGIPKESLVLDFAGLRTLDSMVRSKEIFGQDSVTVISQQFHNERAIYLARHYGIHAIGYNAKDVSVYEGLKTQMRELLARVKVFVDFFINKQPRHLGEKIEIPE from the coding sequence GTGAGGCGTGTGTTCTTTTATGGTATCATGTTGCCTGTATTCGTGTGTTGTCTGGGAATATTATTTTGTAATTATCGGATTTCCAAATACAGTGAAGGAAAAGTTTTTGGAGATACGACATTTATACCTTATAATAAAGTTGGTTTGTTGTTGGGTACTTCTCCCCGGGTGAAAGGCGGGAAAACCAATCCTTATTTCAAGAATCGTATTGATGCCGCAGAGGAGTTGTTCGAGTCAGGTAAAATTAAGTATATATTGATCAGTGGAGATAACCGCCGCCATAATTATAATGAACCTCAGGCCATGAAAGATTCTTTGGTGAATAGAGGCATCCCGAAAGAATCATTGGTGCTGGATTTTGCCGGATTGCGAACGCTCGATTCTATGGTACGTTCGAAAGAGATTTTCGGACAGGATAGCGTGACGGTTATTTCTCAGCAATTTCACAATGAAAGAGCGATCTATCTGGCTCGTCACTACGGGATACATGCTATCGGGTATAATGCTAAAGACGTGAGCGTTTACGAGGGACTAAAGACGCAAATGCGGGAATTGTTGGCCCGGGTAAAAGTATTTGTCGATTTTTTTATCAACAAACAACCTCGTCATTTAGGCGAAAAGATTGAAATTCCGGAATAA
- a CDS encoding DUF4468 domain-containing protein: MMKNLLLILCFFPMLALAQEEDQSKYMVGAVPEVNGKVVFSQEINAPNLSKDQIFDAILAWANTRFKTDKGNWGMVAYSNKEEGQIACYGNEYIVFADKTFSLDRAKINYRMNFVCTPGKCNVEVTNITYLYPEDSRERLAAEEWITDKQAMNKDQTKLINRIAKFRIKTIDLVESLNEGAQKSLGTQNAPVATTTTTTPQQVAPVQTVATISAAPGDALQGYKRIAPDKIPGNIIKMLSEDWMLITAGNDQQFNPMTASWGGLGNLYNKPVTFCFINPARYTYDIMDKGDTYTLTFYTETYREALNYCGHNSGKDKDTVKEAGLTPITTPSGSKAFSEAWMIIECRKMVSQTINIDGISDPELRKQWAGKAMHKMFIGEILNVWVK, translated from the coding sequence ATGATGAAGAATTTATTACTCATTCTTTGCTTTTTTCCCATGTTGGCATTAGCCCAGGAAGAAGATCAAAGCAAATACATGGTCGGAGCCGTTCCGGAAGTAAACGGAAAAGTAGTTTTCTCACAGGAAATCAACGCCCCAAATCTTTCTAAAGATCAAATTTTTGATGCCATTTTGGCATGGGCGAATACCCGTTTCAAGACAGATAAAGGAAACTGGGGAATGGTTGCCTATTCGAACAAGGAAGAGGGACAAATTGCTTGCTATGGAAACGAATACATTGTTTTCGCTGATAAGACTTTTTCTCTGGATCGGGCAAAAATAAACTACCGGATGAATTTTGTTTGCACTCCCGGTAAATGCAACGTGGAAGTAACCAACATCACCTACCTTTACCCGGAAGACAGCCGGGAACGTTTAGCTGCCGAAGAATGGATTACGGACAAACAGGCGATGAATAAAGATCAAACTAAACTGATCAACCGGATTGCAAAATTCAGAATCAAAACTATTGATCTGGTTGAAAGTTTGAACGAAGGGGCGCAAAAAAGCTTAGGCACACAAAATGCCCCTGTAGCCACAACGACAACCACAACGCCCCAACAAGTTGCTCCCGTGCAAACCGTAGCCACCATATCTGCCGCCCCGGGAGATGCTTTACAAGGCTACAAACGTATCGCTCCCGACAAGATTCCGGGAAATATTATTAAAATGTTATCCGAGGACTGGATGTTAATCACGGCTGGGAATGACCAGCAGTTTAACCCGATGACGGCAAGCTGGGGAGGTCTCGGTAACCTGTACAACAAACCGGTGACGTTCTGTTTTATCAATCCCGCACGCTACACTTATGACATCATGGATAAAGGGGATACCTATACATTAACTTTTTACACGGAAACTTACCGGGAAGCTCTGAATTATTGCGGGCATAATTCCGGTAAAGACAAGGATACGGTAAAAGAGGCCGGGTTAACCCCGATCACCACTCCTTCCGGTAGCAAGGCATTCTCGGAAGCCTGGATGATTATCGAGTGCCGCAAAATGGTTTCTCAAACCATCAACATTGACGGTATTTCTGACCCGGAACTAAGAAAACAATGGGCCGGCAAAGCTATGCACAAAATGTTTATCGGAGAGATTTTGAATGTATGGGTAAAATAA
- a CDS encoding biotin/lipoyl-containing protein → MARKLLIRDLTLRDGQQSSFATRMNQNQVDRVLPFYKDAKFYAMEVWGGAVPDSVMRYLNENPWDRLEKIKAVIGDVSKLTALSRGRNLFGYAPYTDEIIEGFCKNAIESGLGIMRIFDALNDVNNVKSTIKYVKKYGGMADCAVCYTIDPKYPKLSLIDKLKGKKNPEPVFTNEYFLNKAKEMEALGADMITIKDMSGLINPARISEMMQLFKSNLKIPVDFHTHCTPGYGLGAVLSAIVHGVDIVDTNIWNFAGGPAAPAIELIYIFCKKLGIELDVNMEAVAKINKELYTIRKELEAYDAVKQFPNPFNPLTDTLPANIDKLFDDAIAAAKSNNEEALLKACHAIEAYFNFPKPNELVKKAEVPGGMYTNMVAQLKQLNSMEILEDAMKLIPTVRLAAGLPPLVTPTSQIVGAQAVNCALDIKNGKPMYSNVSNQFVALVKGEYGKTPVPVDPEFRLKIAGTREEIPYDTSKYQMQENPVLTEFGGVKLAENEKEVLLMELFPAVAKNFLTKQKEARYMATHKATQAQQSVEVQKEEPITGKVVEAPMPGNIFKILVKPGDVVSKGQNVLVLEAMKMENNITSDYAGKVKRILTQEGKSVTAGAKLIEIEI, encoded by the coding sequence ATGGCACGAAAATTACTAATTAGAGATCTAACACTTAGAGATGGTCAACAATCTTCATTTGCGACCCGAATGAACCAAAATCAAGTGGACCGCGTATTACCTTTTTACAAGGATGCCAAGTTCTACGCAATGGAAGTATGGGGAGGAGCTGTTCCCGACTCCGTAATGCGTTATTTGAACGAAAATCCATGGGATCGTTTGGAAAAAATTAAAGCCGTTATCGGTGATGTGTCCAAATTGACCGCCCTCTCCAGAGGTCGTAACTTATTCGGTTACGCTCCTTACACAGATGAAATTATCGAAGGTTTCTGTAAAAACGCTATCGAATCAGGTTTAGGAATCATGCGTATTTTCGATGCCTTGAACGATGTGAACAACGTGAAATCTACCATCAAATACGTGAAAAAATATGGTGGTATGGCAGATTGCGCTGTTTGCTACACGATTGACCCGAAATATCCGAAATTAAGTTTGATAGACAAGTTGAAAGGGAAAAAGAATCCCGAACCCGTGTTCACAAACGAATATTTCTTGAATAAGGCAAAAGAAATGGAAGCTCTCGGAGCTGACATGATCACGATCAAGGATATGAGTGGTTTGATTAACCCGGCTCGTATTTCCGAGATGATGCAGTTATTCAAGAGCAATTTGAAGATTCCGGTAGACTTCCATACTCACTGTACCCCAGGCTATGGGTTAGGTGCCGTCCTTTCCGCTATTGTACACGGAGTTGACATCGTTGATACCAATATCTGGAATTTCGCAGGCGGTCCTGCTGCTCCGGCTATTGAACTGATTTACATTTTCTGTAAGAAATTAGGTATCGAATTGGATGTAAACATGGAAGCTGTTGCCAAGATCAACAAAGAGTTGTACACGATTCGTAAAGAATTGGAGGCATACGATGCTGTTAAACAATTCCCAAATCCGTTCAACCCGCTTACAGATACACTTCCGGCTAACATTGACAAATTATTCGATGATGCTATCGCTGCTGCCAAGAGTAACAACGAAGAGGCCTTGTTGAAAGCTTGCCATGCTATCGAAGCTTATTTCAACTTCCCGAAACCGAACGAACTCGTGAAGAAAGCCGAGGTTCCCGGTGGTATGTACACCAATATGGTAGCCCAATTAAAACAATTGAACTCCATGGAGATTCTGGAAGATGCCATGAAATTAATTCCGACTGTTCGTTTAGCTGCCGGTCTTCCTCCTTTGGTAACTCCTACCAGCCAAATTGTAGGCGCTCAAGCAGTGAACTGTGCCTTGGACATCAAGAATGGTAAACCGATGTATTCTAACGTATCTAATCAATTCGTGGCTTTGGTGAAGGGTGAATATGGAAAGACTCCGGTGCCTGTTGATCCAGAATTCCGTCTGAAAATTGCCGGTACCCGTGAAGAGATCCCGTATGATACATCAAAATATCAAATGCAAGAAAATCCTGTTTTGACCGAATTCGGTGGGGTAAAATTGGCAGAGAACGAGAAAGAAGTCCTCTTGATGGAACTTTTCCCCGCTGTCGCCAAAAACTTCTTGACAAAACAGAAAGAAGCTCGTTACATGGCAACTCATAAAGCGACTCAGGCACAACAATCCGTTGAAGTTCAAAAAGAAGAACCGATTACCGGGAAAGTAGTTGAAGCTCCAATGCCGGGTAACATCTTCAAGATCCTTGTTAAACCGGGTGATGTTGTAAGTAAAGGACAAAACGTACTTGTATTGGAAGCCATGAAGATGGAAAACAACATTACAAGTGATTACGCCGGAAAAGTAAAACGTATCCTGACTCAAGAAGGAAAATCCGTTACTGCTGGGGCTAAATTGATCGAGATCGAAATCTGA
- the coaD gene encoding pantetheine-phosphate adenylyltransferase: MERIAIFPGSFDPFTIGHEEIVKRGLKMFDKIVIAVGINAVKKEFLDVDTRIAIIRKVFEDVDNVIVMSYSGLTVDFCEQMGANFIIRGLRTAADFEYERAVGQANKAMDSSVETVFLLTSPEHTFISSTIVRDIFMNGGNANKFLPTNVTIEDLRQ, encoded by the coding sequence ATGGAAAGAATCGCAATATTCCCGGGATCTTTTGATCCGTTCACAATCGGACACGAAGAAATCGTGAAACGTGGATTAAAAATGTTTGATAAAATCGTTATTGCCGTGGGGATTAATGCGGTTAAAAAAGAGTTTCTGGACGTGGATACCCGGATTGCCATCATTCGTAAAGTTTTCGAAGATGTAGATAATGTTATTGTCATGAGTTATTCTGGTTTGACTGTAGATTTTTGCGAGCAAATGGGTGCTAATTTCATTATTCGAGGTTTACGTACTGCTGCTGATTTCGAGTACGAACGTGCTGTTGGTCAGGCAAACAAGGCGATGGATTCTTCCGTGGAAACCGTTTTCCTTTTAACTTCTCCCGAACATACTTTTATCAGTTCGACCATCGTGCGCGATATATTCATGAATGGAGGGAATGCCAATAAATTTTTACCAACAAATGTAACAATAGAAGATTTACGTCAATAA
- a CDS encoding RNA polymerase sigma factor, translating to MDELDKILQLLKKGDRRGLELLFHHFYKPLVFYAMNFLAQQEEAEDAVQEVFIKFWEGKRFHAIKNSLRPYLYQSVRNYCLNLLEGKKVVLTEPINSSMDMAENEYLDESEWNTRIDQLYKAVDRLPDRTREVFKRIVLDGKRHKEVAEEFEISVTTVKTLLARALAALRAELSEKTYSILLLFV from the coding sequence ATGGACGAGTTAGATAAAATATTGCAACTCTTGAAAAAAGGAGATCGACGAGGGTTAGAACTATTGTTCCACCATTTTTATAAGCCATTGGTATTTTATGCCATGAATTTTCTTGCGCAACAGGAGGAGGCTGAGGATGCCGTACAAGAAGTTTTTATTAAGTTTTGGGAGGGAAAGCGTTTTCACGCTATAAAAAATAGTCTGCGTCCTTATTTGTATCAATCCGTGCGTAATTATTGTTTGAATTTGTTGGAAGGGAAAAAAGTGGTTCTTACAGAGCCCATCAACTCGAGCATGGATATGGCTGAGAATGAATATTTGGATGAGTCGGAATGGAATACCCGTATTGATCAATTATATAAAGCGGTAGATCGTTTACCCGATCGGACGCGGGAAGTTTTTAAAAGAATCGTGCTGGACGGGAAACGGCATAAAGAAGTCGCAGAAGAATTTGAAATTTCTGTAACCACGGTAAAAACTCTTTTGGCGAGAGCATTAGCGGCTTTACGAGCCGAGTTAAGCGAAAAAACATATTCGATTTTGTTACTCTTCGTGTAA
- a CDS encoding FecR domain-containing protein — translation MLPENIVQLALKSRKKGLTAKEREVLDQWLLENVELQEEFHQLVECGSVVQAARLFEDIQIRDAWQNVEQKLSSRPGWKKRHLTIYWSVAATVVIMLTAGWFLFRQSPVRTESEKVVQITPGSLKAVWVLEGGEKYELSENLGRDITNSGGATIGKDSLNTLVIQGGNSGQRSTVRVPEGGEYRVVLSDGTKVWINSGSELTFPMNFEKGERVVELKGEAYFDVTKSKEWPFIVRTCRSSVKVLGTSFNVCSYEEDALEQVTLEQGGVEVKHHDETYLLHPGEQFELDTTNEEVEVKPVNVKLYTSWIDGMFRFHNMPLDLLTVKLERWYNVHFVFSNEVCKNYRFTGAIRKDVDFNEFIRLIERTTNVKFIINQKDIIIEEK, via the coding sequence ATGTTACCAGAAAATATAGTACAATTGGCTTTGAAATCTCGTAAAAAGGGATTGACTGCAAAAGAACGGGAGGTTTTGGATCAGTGGCTTTTGGAGAACGTGGAATTGCAGGAAGAATTTCACCAGTTGGTAGAGTGTGGTTCCGTGGTACAGGCTGCTCGTTTGTTTGAGGATATTCAGATTAGAGATGCTTGGCAAAATGTGGAACAAAAACTTTCTTCCCGACCGGGTTGGAAAAAACGTCATTTGACTATTTATTGGAGTGTTGCTGCAACGGTAGTGATTATGCTGACTGCGGGATGGTTCTTGTTTAGACAATCACCTGTAAGAACCGAGTCGGAGAAGGTAGTGCAGATAACCCCGGGGAGTTTGAAAGCCGTCTGGGTTTTAGAAGGTGGAGAGAAATATGAATTAAGCGAAAATCTGGGACGTGATATCACGAACAGCGGGGGAGCTACGATAGGTAAGGACTCTTTGAATACGTTGGTAATTCAAGGGGGGAATAGCGGGCAAAGGAGTACCGTGAGGGTTCCGGAAGGGGGGGAATACCGGGTGGTCTTGAGTGATGGAACGAAAGTGTGGATTAACTCGGGGAGTGAATTGACATTCCCGATGAACTTTGAAAAAGGTGAACGGGTGGTTGAATTGAAAGGAGAGGCTTATTTCGATGTTACTAAAAGTAAAGAATGGCCTTTTATCGTGCGTACTTGTCGCTCCAGCGTGAAAGTATTGGGAACCTCTTTCAATGTTTGCAGTTATGAAGAAGATGCTCTTGAGCAGGTGACCTTGGAACAAGGTGGCGTGGAAGTGAAACATCATGATGAGACGTATCTTTTGCATCCGGGAGAGCAGTTTGAATTAGATACGACAAACGAAGAGGTTGAAGTGAAGCCTGTAAACGTGAAACTATATACATCATGGATTGACGGAATGTTCCGTTTCCATAATATGCCGCTGGATTTATTGACGGTGAAATTAGAACGTTGGTATAATGTGCATTTTGTTTTCTCGAATGAAGTTTGTAAAAATTATCGTTTCACCGGGGCAATCCGTAAAGACGTGGACTTTAACGAATTTATCCGTCTGATAGAACGGACGACAAATGTGAAATTTATTATAAATCAGAAGGATATAATAATAGAAGAAAAATAA